ATGGTGAGAGTATCACACGATCCACCGGATACATCCGGCGATATCGAGGCTTATGCAAAAGTATCTGAGCAGCACATGAACAGTTTGCTGGCACGCTACTGCAATGCTTCCCTGATCCTGACCACCAAGATACACTGTGCGCTGCCATGCCTGGGTATGGGTGCGAACGTAAAGCTGATCCATCCGAATCCTGCTGATCCGCGCCTGGCGACGGTAGCAGAATTTATCGATATTATTTCCTATAAGGATATCCTCAGCAAAGAGGATGCAGGTCTCAACGATTCTCCAGTTAACAAGGAAGCACTGGCTAAAAGAAAACAGTTCCTGCTGCAGCTGATAGCTGACTCTGTAAAAGAGGGCGCCAATGCAGTACAGGTATCAGGAAAAGCGCGTTACCGCCTGATCAGAATGAAAGCTGCCCTGATGGCTAAGCTGTACCGCACGAGCGTTGTACTGTCTTACCGTATGGGATTTGCAAAAGAAAAGATCCAGAGAGTATATGGCGCAGGGTTCTGATAAAAAGAAACGTATACTGGTATACGCTACCCAGTTAATGGAAACCGGAGGTATAGAAAGTCATCTGCTGGAATTTTGCCGGCAGATGGCTGCTAACGGAACAGAGATCGACCTGGTCGTATTGAATGCTGCCACGACACCTGACACCGAAGCTTATTACAGGAGTATCTGCAGAAGGGTATATTTTGGTAAACACGGCCGCTCCTATAAAAGGATGCTGTGGATGCTGCAAACCGGTGCTAGATTACGCACCTCCCGTAAGTACGATGCCGTTTATACCAACGGACAGGGAGAGAGTATCTGGCTATTATCGCGTATGCTGCCAGGGTATGATAAATGGGTACACCATCATCACACTTCCGGCGATGCAAAGGACCAGGCTACCTGGGGAGAGAAGTATAAAAAAACGTTACATACTGCCAATACGATCGTTGCCTGTTCTGTCAGGAATGCCGGTGATATGAAAAGTGTGCTGCACCGGCAGATCGATGTAGTACCGTGTTTCTCAAGAAATGTGGAGGTAACGTTCGCGGAGAATCCTACAGGTAAACTCCGCTTCGGCTACTACGGAAGGCTCATTGCAGAAAAAGGTGTGGACCAGATCTGTAAAATGAGTGAAGATGCAGATCTGAAGGATATAGAGTTTCATCTGTGGGGAGAAGGTAAGCACTATCCGGCGACCTATTTCGATAAATATCCGAATGTACATTATCACGGCACCTTTGCCGGTGAGGAAGGCTTAAAAAGTGCGATCGCCCGACTCGATGCCTATCTGTTGTTGTCCACGCATCCGGAAGGACTGCCTATCAGTTTGCTGGAAGCGATGAGCGCAGGGCTTCCCTGGCTCGCCACTGACAGAGGTGGTATTCCTGATATTGCCTGTGATCCGCTTTCAACCAGGGTCATTCCGGCAACAGCTGATTATAATGAAGCCAAAAACGCTGTTATGGCGTTTGCAAAAGATATCAGAAACGGCTTAGTTACAAAGACGTCCCAGAAGGACCTATATGCGAACAGGTTCTCAGCCGTGGCCTTGCGAACAGCCTGGAGTAATATACTTGGACTTCAAAAGCACCAGAACTAAAATGGTTATTATTTCCCATCCTACAGGTAATGCCAACGTCAGGGCTGCGGTAGCAGGACTGGCCGACGCTGGCGTGCTGGCTGAATTTCATACAGCCATTGCAAGTTTCCCCGGATCCACGTTTGGACGCCTAGCGGGTTTTGGCCCGTTATCAGAAATTAAGCGTCGTAGTTACGAACCGCGTTTACAGCCTTATACGCATCTTTATCCCTGGTATGAACTGGGACGCCTCGCGGCTACCAAAGCAGGCGTAAAAAGCCTGATAAGGTATGAAAAAGGCATGTTCTCAGTAGACTCCGTCTATCATGCGATGGATAAACGGGTAGCCGGCAGATTGAAAAGTGTGGCGGATAAAGTGGACGCGGTATATGGTTATGAAGATGGCGCTATGCTGGCCTTCAGAGAAGCCGGTCGCCTGGGCCTGAAACGCCTCTATGACCTGCCTATCGGTTACTGGCGCGCCTCCCAACGCCTGCTCGGAGACGAAGCAGAGCGCTGGCCGGCATGGAAGAACTCTATAGTGAGTCTGACCGCTTCCCAGAAAAAACTGGACAGGAAAGACGAAGAACTGAAACTGGCTGACAGGATTTTTGTAGCCAGCAGCTTCACTGCCTCAACTTTGAAAGATTACCCCGGTGAACTGTCGCAGATAGACGTGATCCCCTACGGATTTCCTGCTGTGAATGATTCCCGGGACTACCATAAATTATCCGGTCGCCCGCTGAAGATCCTCTTTGTAGGTGGTCTGTCCCAGCGCAAAGGCATCGCCGAACTGTTCGCTGCGGCTGATAGACTGGGCAATGCCGTACAACTGACCATCGTTGGTAAAAAGATGTGCGATAACTGTCCGGTGCTGGATAAAGAACTGGCGAAACATAAATATATCCCAAGTCTGGCGCACGCCGATATCCTGAAACTGATGAGAGAGCAGGATGTATTCATCTTCCCTTCATTGTTCGAAGGATTCGGACTGGTCATCACCGAGGCAATGTCCCAGGGCACGCCGGTGATCACAACAGAACGTACCGCCGGCCCGGACCTGATCACGCACGGAAAGAACGGATGGCTCACAGAAGCTGGTTCTACCGATGCATTATACAATGCCATAGCAGCATTGCTGAACAATCCCGACAGCGTCGCTGAAGCTGGTCTGGCCGCGATGGAAAAAGCGCGTAGCCGGCCCTGGGCAGTGTACGGACAGGAACTGGCAGCAGCTGTCTCTAAAGTTTAATTACAGGATCTTGCAAGTGTGTGAAAATGATGAATCAGTATCCAAATAAAGTATCAGCGGACCGCATGGCCGAACTCGCGTCCATGCGTTACCAGCAGATCATGACCAGAAGCTCCGAAAAGTTGATGCTGCGGCTGAAACAGGGCATCTGGCTGTATCTGCTGCTGT
The DNA window shown above is from Chitinophaga agri and carries:
- a CDS encoding polysaccharide pyruvyl transferase family protein, which translates into the protein MTYYYQVEGLLRNNIGDVLQGMVAKDLLPEGARVADREAIADLAGRDSGVLVANGWYMHSFAKFPPPDNITPVYAAVHIANSALLSSEHVREHFKKHAPIGCRDTKTLQLMLGWGIPAYYSSCLTITAKPRGPINSKPDGEVLLVDNVDHPVPDDVVAKLEKVLGRKMVRVSHDPPDTSGDIEAYAKVSEQHMNSLLARYCNASLILTTKIHCALPCLGMGANVKLIHPNPADPRLATVAEFIDIISYKDILSKEDAGLNDSPVNKEALAKRKQFLLQLIADSVKEGANAVQVSGKARYRLIRMKAALMAKLYRTSVVLSYRMGFAKEKIQRVYGAGF
- a CDS encoding glycosyltransferase family 4 protein encodes the protein MQKKRSREYMAQGSDKKKRILVYATQLMETGGIESHLLEFCRQMAANGTEIDLVVLNAATTPDTEAYYRSICRRVYFGKHGRSYKRMLWMLQTGARLRTSRKYDAVYTNGQGESIWLLSRMLPGYDKWVHHHHTSGDAKDQATWGEKYKKTLHTANTIVACSVRNAGDMKSVLHRQIDVVPCFSRNVEVTFAENPTGKLRFGYYGRLIAEKGVDQICKMSEDADLKDIEFHLWGEGKHYPATYFDKYPNVHYHGTFAGEEGLKSAIARLDAYLLLSTHPEGLPISLLEAMSAGLPWLATDRGGIPDIACDPLSTRVIPATADYNEAKNAVMAFAKDIRNGLVTKTSQKDLYANRFSAVALRTAWSNILGLQKHQN
- a CDS encoding glycosyltransferase family 4 protein, translating into MVIISHPTGNANVRAAVAGLADAGVLAEFHTAIASFPGSTFGRLAGFGPLSEIKRRSYEPRLQPYTHLYPWYELGRLAATKAGVKSLIRYEKGMFSVDSVYHAMDKRVAGRLKSVADKVDAVYGYEDGAMLAFREAGRLGLKRLYDLPIGYWRASQRLLGDEAERWPAWKNSIVSLTASQKKLDRKDEELKLADRIFVASSFTASTLKDYPGELSQIDVIPYGFPAVNDSRDYHKLSGRPLKILFVGGLSQRKGIAELFAAADRLGNAVQLTIVGKKMCDNCPVLDKELAKHKYIPSLAHADILKLMREQDVFIFPSLFEGFGLVITEAMSQGTPVITTERTAGPDLITHGKNGWLTEAGSTDALYNAIAALLNNPDSVAEAGLAAMEKARSRPWAVYGQELAAAVSKV